The genomic segment aatattcacacatagcattaaacacagataatcgagtcatgccctgctctagtcaaataatcatttaatccaggtaatcacatattgatacacatatataacaattaaccacataataaCATAGTTAAATCAATCATTTCCCtcccggtacactaatcaaggcactaagccttattagcaaatttgggacgttacaggagTCCGGCTTCTCGGGGGCCATGTTTCGATGGCCTTTCTTCCACTTATCTGTAAGACCAAAAGAAAAGGGTGATGTCAGTAAAAGACATTTTACCTTCCATTTACACCCTCGCTGCTTTCTGGTCGCTAGAGTTTTCTACCAAGGTGTTGGAGCTTGAAGCATTAAAAATGGATGCACTATAGTAAAGAAGGTCCGCTTTAAGACTTGCAATGTAGTCGTCGGGGTCCCGAGAAGAAGCAACCCCTTCACCCCTCAAGATATAGTCTATCTCACTTTAAACAACCCAATTTTCTTTTTCCTAAGGATAGCTAATCGCTCCAAGTGACACATACATGCCTTCTTTAAGATCTTGTACACAAAGTATGGGTTATTTATAGATGGCTCCAAATCTGGCGAAGATAGCTCTATGGGCTCAACACCAGGGGGTACGCTAGACAAACTGTCAAATGCCATGGAATGATATCTCATAAAGAACACAGGTGAAAATGTGTGTGTAGTATATGATGTGCTACAAGACACAAAAGAACGAGTTCAAGACCCCTAGACACTAATGCATAAAATGAGGGCCAACTATAGGGTGGTGCAATAGTGTGTGTGTGAAGTAGAGAGCTTCACACGAGGGGGTATCAAGTCTAAAACAACATCGCTACTAAATGGTAAATTAAGTCCACCAAACATAAGAGTGCTAAGAGAAAGAATAAATGAATACCTCAAGCAGATGAGGAACCACTAGTTGAATCTGATGCTTGTTGGAGATGATCACCACCGTCGCTACCAAAGTACCTCACACCAAAACACCAACTCACCAGGAATGCTATCTGAGTATCTTGAATGAAAGCACCCGAACGCACCACAACTACTTTGATACCGAACACCCCACACCTAAAAGCATAAGAAGAAATAAAGACAGTTGTTAGCACCTCATTCGGATATGTGTATATTTACGTAGAATGAACATGTAGAATGATGTTGTGAAGGATAGAACCTCCCACCTCTGAGAACTTTAAAGACACAAGTTCCACTAAACTAAGGAAGATGGTGGTATAAAAAAGGATTTATAAGAGATTGCTTATTTATAGAAAATCCAAACCCATCATAGCTGTCGGATTCAATATTTGATCCATGGTAAAAAATGAAGCCTTACACTCACCTTGGGATCTGCGAAGTggaatgataggctcacattcattCTATGAGGTCATGAGGATCACTATATACAAATTGTGTTTCTTCACACTTCCAAAGGAAAGAAGCACACTAACACCACATGTTCCTTGAGGACACCATATAGTGAAGTCTACCAAAGCATCTAAAGGACCTCTCCTAGATTGGGGGGCAAGAGTTGATGCCCAAAATCCACACTAATTAAACATCCCAACACATTTCCAAAGCTCGTGGATGGTCACACGAGAGCATGTTTCACGAAAGTCTTCACCTCCATGCAAGGCCATCCTCTCGCGTATCTCGGCACCAAGGCATTCACCCTCGCTCCTACAGGCACCTCGCGAGATCGTGGTACCGTCAAGGGACTCTCTATGCAAGGCCAGGTGGTATGCCAAAGTTACGCGCGAGTGCGCACCAAGGAAGCTTGCAGACCTTGCGTTGACATTCAAGGACTACCCACTAAGGGTCTCACTATGTGAGACCTGGGGGAACACCGAACGGTCGCGCGAGTGCGAGCCAAGGAAGCTTGAGGACCTCGCATTGAGAGGCAAGGTACACCCATTAACGGTGTCTCTATGAGAGGTCTGGGGGTACGCCGAAGAGTCGCGGATGCGCAAACCTAAATTCTGCAAAAGGGTTATGGAGTTTAAGCCGAGCCCAAAAGTATGCCATTATGAATAAGGGTCTTGTTATGCAAGGCCCAACACCATTCTACACATCAACGAGACCTATACTATCCCCATTGAGGAATCTATAATTATGTTCAGTGAAAAGGTGTATCTTAAAAATGTAAGAACTAAGAGGTATGAGGCATGCGTACGGGTATGGGATGTACAACCTTGAGGAAGACAATGGAGTGACTCTGACATCCGTATCCGACAATTAGTTGTGGTACGAACCCATACGAAGAGTGGAGGCGCCACCTAAGCACCCCTAGACATGTACTAGTGCCAACACCACTATGTCTTGCACCACTGCCCTGACAATGTTCCCACATACCTTTTTGTCcccatggaccacaatgtatcaagagACATTAGATCTCTCAAATAAATAGGTCCTCACCTCTCCAGCTAAGGGGGTTGGAAAACTAATTGTATACTGAGGTTATTGAGTAAATATAGGAGCATTTCCTCCATTGTTGTTAtgatgagttctcaccatcaacaagtACCATGTTCCAACctgaaatctttgaattccaaATCAAAATATTCACAACCTTAATCTGATTGAAGGGTTTTAAGATTCTTACCTTATTTTTTCTCAACCTCGGCTTTGACGTCTCGAAACTTTCCAAAGGTTTCAGACTTCCTAAGCACTAGGTAAGTTTGAccatatctagagtaatcgtcaataaaggtgAAAAAGTACGCATATCCACCTCtagcttgtacattgattggaccacaaaaATCGCTATGTATAAACTCTAAAGGCGCTTTAGCACTATTGCCATTATCTCGGAAAGGATGTTTGGCCATATTGCCTTATAGACAAGACTCACACACCGGAATatttccaactcttagttctctcaatgatccatcttttgttaacaAGTTTATCGtgtctagtcctatatgaccaagtccaAGATGTGAAAGATATGTGTCTTCCTCATTTCAAACCTTTGATATTTTGTTTCCTTTCGGTTTATCTACTTTAAACAATTTCGAGTTATTTATTGATCGCTCATTTGGCTTGAGCATATAAAGTTTGTTTGTATGTTCCACTTcacaaattttgaaaccattctgtgaaataaaaattgaattattattaaaagaaatgtcaaaatattgttcatgcaacatagataaagaaactaagtttctagaaaatctaggaataaaataaacattattcaaaataagataatCGTTCCCAAAAATAAACGGACTGTTCCCTTCACTCTTGATTGCTCAAGTATCTACATAGAAGAacagacatggttagtggctcttgAATCTAAAATCCaagatgacatatcgtcttcaactatacaagcttcaagtgttagtaaatcatatttacctttctttttcagctcagcgagatactttttacagtttctcttcAAGTGACTTTCAACTCATAGTGGAAACACTTTCCCTTTGgttccttctttttggagttGTTATCATTCTTGTTCcccttggcttttggtgccttcttgcctttcttgGACTTCATGTCCTTACTTTTGtccttgtcattgttcttcttcctcttcttggttttatcctcAAAGGTTGACGGTTTCTCCTCCGTCACATTTTCTTGAGATTCTTTGGTTATAGGTTTGTTGAGAGACTCAAATTTCTGTATTTCATTCAGtagctgggtcatgttgaattctaacttattcataatatagttaaTTGTGAACACAGAGAAAACAGGATAGAGAAATTCAAGTATGATGTCTAATTGTGTACGCTCACCAATGACGATCTCATGTATTTCTACATCATGCATCATATTGATCATGATCAAGACATATTCATCCATAGAAACAACCttattcatcttagtagtcatgtaggttctagtagcctcatgtctactttggtCAGATTGTTGCCCAAACATGGTCTTCAGAGATTCCATTAACTCAAATGCaatttccatgggttcatgctttgttctaaGTACAACATtaatgctcacaagcatgtaacacttagacttattattggattgaatccaggcatcatatATGTCCTCCATATTCTTCGGGGCATTGGCAGCGGGTTCTTCATGATATTCCTAAGTTAgaacaaatttgtggttctcacagatcaACATTAAATTTACAttcgatttccatcttataaagttatcaccattaagtttttcatgTGAATGTAAAGCAGTAATCAGAATGTCACTATTCGAcattattgaaagaaataaaatacaataatattactatttgaaaaatataaCTAGTTTGGaaattaaatatgatgcatgaatgcaacaagtaaaacacataaacttagcATTTACAATTCCACGATAAAagtacccaacaaataaagtgtcgccttagggttggCATATAGGATCtttaaatttaaatctagatgcatgctccctaatatttttcaaaaagcaTAATAAAAACATAGAATAACAAGACATACATATGAGCATTAGAAttgtaaattaacataaatacagagatgtagaaacttacgaatacatAGTGGAATAATGACTCATTCCTTCTTATTCTCTAACCTTTGATTCCTACTAGTAGCAAGATATTGCAAAGAATCGAAACAGCTTAAATTATGCCAAAGTCTTCTAAGCCTATCTCTATATCAAGTCTAACAAAGAGTGGGCatgttcttaacacatgagatagaattaGAGAGGGGAGAACAAGAAAATGAACGACCAAGAAATGATTACACTGTCTAGgctttcacttacccaatgaatcaactgagactcacTTACTTATGAAATCCCAAGACAtcacattccttatataggcaacttgactctatttaaatttaaattaattaaaataataaacaaaaaatcaaagcattgggctcccacaaatagCCTTGGGTCCAATATCCTTGTTTTGAATATATATCCCATTTGAGcctaaatttaaaatatttttatttatttatctcttaattaattaagtaaataattaaATCCATATTGAAATTAAATAACtataatttgaaatttgatttaataatatttattgataTTGACATCAATttgtcaatattaataaatttgcccaaagattctctttaATTCTCAATtcttattacatgtaaatatcactaaatttacctagtcaatttgatatttcgaaatgataattaaataattgtttaagactattaaacttgatttgataaaacccgacatggggaccatggatccatgaatacaagaTACAATAAATTtccatgagtttatttattaaataaattatctaacaatttattaattcctcatgactccactatagattcggAATTGAAATCTTGAATTCATATGACGTACtttccaaaccacaaatatgttatccattgttataatcattaCAGTTAGTACatcctctattgatgacttactaatgagctgggtgaaaattaccgttatacccatcatttgtatttaaccttAACTCTCACTAAGTCCCTTTTAAATGATaaatctgtgaacttaatcatagatatgagccCTCAATCATTTACCCTTTTAGACTAAGCTTTTAAGGAAGTCATCTTTTCACCTCTCATACAGAAGCTATAAATTTCATATcaatgattaatactcccactcaattacgcTAGATCGCAGGGTAAActcgtaacgaacaagtcaaaagatttaaataatatactTAGCacaatattatcactcagaattaagatgactttgatctatggtcAACGTTTTGACAttaattagattcgataacaacgatacttatttatctatcaataatcaatatcactcctagtccaatgtacccaTATAAATCCGagcatatctacttggtcaatgccttagaTATATCATAGATTACCAGATCAATGAAAATCCAATGCtctgacttaatcttaggactcgctCTTttcaacatataattacaatcataatacactgtgacctagtcaatataattgtaactatttatatattatgtattttataaatgtttgaattatttcaataatcatgtaataaaacaagcaagcaacaggATTTTGAAACTAAATGATATCTACttattttattgacaatataaaattgtgttacatgtctgacgtggttttataagggcataaaacccaacaaactcttacttacccttttaaaacaaatgagacATTTTTATCAAAATCattcattctacatgcttcacgaTTATGCTCTCTAcctatatctttgtaaagggatatgaaaggtTGCCTTCCagtgctatcttcatcaccttcacatcaaACCTTCGCCATACATCCCCCGTTATGTGGTTCTCTCTCTATATGATTTGCTCTTTTGTGGCTTTGAGGTGCTTTTGAATTTGCGATCGCCTCATTAttgtcactagacaaaatgagtggtttatccaattttggaataacaccaagatccgtatagaacttccttagcctGACTATTTCGTTAGCCGCCACATACGCATCTATGTACTAAGCCTCCTATGTGGAATTtgaaatggcagatagcctaacgcttctccaaatcacagctgcTAAGATGGCAGACAACATatcacttctccaaatcatagctccatccccaagagtaaacacctttttagaagtagacttcctatcatcaacATCTTTGAAATCCAAATCTGTGTACcctaacaggttcaaagatccacccAAATAGACTAACGTATCGTCTCTAGTCCTCAAAGATACCGACCAATATGTATCATTCACTTCCAAGGTTTCATTGGCACtagctcaccactcccactgcatagcaaatcTTTAGTCATagcacacaacatagcatgcattagacttgTAATAgaaaatgcataaggaatttgtttcatcttttctttctcttgaggtgTCTATGGAGATTGTTGCTTAGAAAGATAAATTCCATTTTAAGACGCTAAAAATCCTTTCTCAGAATTTGTTACAGAGCATCGCCCAAGTACCTCACCTAAGTAGGCtgcttgagttagagccaaaatttaattctttctatccctgatgatttggATACCAAGAATACGAATTGCTACAACGATCTCTGAAATTTCGTTTCCAGCCAGTcatttatgtttgataatttcctaacattgtttccaatgagtaagatatcatctgtATAAacgatcaagatcaaaaggttgctgtataaaacaaaaaaaaattaagtaaatcaattattttatgtaaaccctaattatggtttatatataattaaaaaaaatggcaGCTGCCAACTACCAAAAACACTATAAaaaaatttgtgcaatttttcaatgtGCATTTTACAAAGCATCAATTTAGATCTCAAAATGCATAAAAATTAAGAACACTTAAATTAGCATAATGACACATAaacattaattttaatttttaaaattaaacatttaAATTAGCATAATGACACATAaacattaattttaatttttaaaattaaacatttaAATTAGCATAATGACACATAaacattaattttaatttttaaaattaaacattttaacaaatacatataatcatgcattaaaaaaCATCTAGAGCTAGGCAACCTAGGatctgaggccaattgtaggatctttaaatttaaatctagatgcttactctatatatttttttccaacaacataatagaaacatagaaaaacatgacatacatatgatctttagattcgtaaattaacataaatacaaagatgtagaaacttattgttgaccctcaaattggacaacgacacggagtcagataaatgattggaaatgagatgaaaaccaaaagaaaaatcaaatggaaagcaaatgacacaaatgatttatagtggttcggccccaattggatggtaatgacctacgcccacttagtgttcttattgatgttgaatcccaatactgtgatcaatgaactagggttcatgagtttcaccagccttggGAGGATTACAACTTCAGTGAGATGATCACACTATCTTTTTCTCTCTGAGTACCAggaaaaagttcaaaagtccaaaagtcccttccttgagccctttgattcttatttataggctgaagaaggttacatgggccaacgggcgTTCATTAaaattaagacttgcgtatcaatgtaataaaagaaaatatagctaatattacaagattgtgtatccACAAAGCAGTAAATgaaagcatgcgaccagactagtcgcaCCTAAGCGTGAGGCTTGATAAATTAATaactctctggtcgatggtcgaacaagactcaTTCACTTAAAGTTGCCACGtgcctgccacgtcatcatgagccgttttagggtaaacatttgacaccaagtttattttactgtgaccagcataaagtaaacttaggcgaTCGTCCTTTCGTATGCCCTGtaaaatctgtcagagccgcccatgccttctcgaaaaaggcaaccgaTCATGTCTTTGCGGCTTCCCAAAAGTGATCTGACGGCTATTATACTTACCCatgccttggaaagttaccccttatgattaccttggtaactgttcctcgatcaatataaataactcctcaaaatcatttttcactttttacatTTCACTTTCATTTCAAGAACACCGAAGAACAAGTCACAAAAAGACCAGAAACTCAGACGGCTTCGCGAAGTTTCTGTCCAACCTTCCCACATAGCGTTTCAGAAATTTACTCTAACCTTTATCCAAGTGAGTTTCTCAAACGTTTTAGTCGTTGAGATGCCATACAATATCCATTTTATTTCCATTTCAGATTCTGAGTTCTGGAACGTTCTTGAAGAAATTGTTTTGGAGTAGATGGGTATGTAGATCCAAGCCTAACATGGTAGGaaaataatactttgcaggggttaggaatcagtttggcagttaggattattaatttagggtttaaaatcaaagtaaaaattcgatttttaggcttgtagaaaaaactgggtttctcccgccctttcagagtcgaaaagtttttcctaaaaaactttgcacttctgctttttaatccattttccaaactattcacatagaatttagtgtttttgttagaatgctgctggtcgtataaaagcttaacttttatacacgagcaacattattccaactctTTACACTTCTTAGTCTctttggccgtagattctcatctccccttctctattcgtagattttcatgcacgatccgtggggaggtgagaggccgatcgacaATGACTTGCTGGCCCAGTTGCTTGATGATCAGGATCAGCCGTCGCTACTTATCCCAGAGATTCCTTTTTCCCATACTCCTCTAATAGACCTTCAACCAGTCCATAAAaaatgggtcgagtaaaatccacctcccaaaagaaaagaaaaaactctccctctgcaaatcagcctgctcctcgggctgaaattccttcgaccagcagACAAGCCGAAAACACTCCTCAACCAGAAATCCAAACAAAGGCCCAACTCTGGGACATCCTTtgaccagatgtcgaatggtacgttgctccTCCTAGCAACATTACAGCTAGGATGATAGGGAATTATCTCAAAAAGTATGGACTTTCTGGGATTACTCTAAAcaaaccttccatcgaccagagggcaAACCTGCTTGGGTGCGCCTATAGCACCTTGTCAAGATACCACGTTGAGGCAGGGACAACCTTGCCTCTTCttccattctttcagggggtggccaactattttgaggttgcccccttccaaatcaccccaaatggatatagagtgctttctgctctctatatcctatacagccACAAGAAGTGGCCTGTCCCTACGccgcatgagatcaactacttatTTCATCTCAAGTTCAcccccaatcacaacaacatggggttcttccatttttaccaccaggaatctgctcgcaccttcctgagtgagatcacctacaagtccaatgtaggaaagtacttccaggagtactttttaacaatagACTTGGTtgccaacaatctggccttcactcgaggaggtaattTCTTTATTCTCTGGTCGTTTAATTCCATTTAACTTTTCTGCACATTCCTTAGAAAAGTAGTattcttcaggtccatggcaacGACCAactcctactccagagatggagattcAAGCAGCATCCCTGGCCAACATGACTGACATAGAAAAAAGTGCTAAAGAgttggtcacagaggccaatctaagGCAGGTCagccttttggcacctcaccaggatgtgagggaatcaacagTGGGGAGTGCTACTAGTGAAGAAGTTACTGAGCACCACCATGACTTGTCACAACctccaaggaggaggacaactggggtgacaatcagggaaccctccaacaCCCCGTGAGCAGCTACTACCCCTACTCCTTtgggaaagggaaaaagaaagTTTCCAAACACCCTGCGCCCATCcttgaatcttcagatgagaacggtattgACCTTTCGCTCTTAGaaaatttgccaattccctgtcatttatttgagggggatgacaactttaaatacaccaatattttaaattcaaacttcttcaagctAGAGAGtcagtgtagcagtagttcagtaaatactgtagcgaccagtaattgtagctcgggtattttacttgcaATTTCCTTGCTCTTATTTTCTTGATGTAGAAAGTACATCTATTCATATTGTCTAACTGCTCGTatgctctctttttttttttttatcaagaaagagAATCTTCATTAATCACAGACAAATTACAAGCCAAACCCTTCACATAGAAGGGAACAACAACATTACACAGAAGATAATTTCTTGACAAAAACCATCTCTTTACCTGTCAGCTTCCTTTGAGTAAAGTAATTACATCTGTAACTAATGTCCTTTTTAATCCTATCAACTATACAATTGACACTATAAGAAAAGTGATTAACATAACAAGAATTACGATTATACAAAATGTAATACACTGTCGCTGAGAAGAAAGCTGCCACAATCATAGCTATAACATCCCTCCTCCTATTTTCAATCCACTGAGACCAAGCACTGAAATTCAAAGGCCAAGTGCACCCCAGCCAACTATGAACTTGTCGGACTACCCTCTGAGAAAAATTGCAGCGAAAGAAAAGATGCTCATGGTTTTCTGTATCAATCTCACACACTGGGCAGAGTAGGCTATCAAGCTGCACAAGCACTCTGTTCAGATGATCACGAGTTAATAACCTCCCATTCACCGCTTGCCAAGTGATAAATCTATGCTTTGGCACACTAGTTCTGTTCCAGACAAATTTATGGTAACTGATCGGGTCCTTCTGTATGCAGTTCAAATACAACACGCCAACTTTAAACCTCCCCTGTCTAACAGCTGCATCTATAACTTTTTGAGGAAACACATCACGCAGCATACAAATTTTTCGCCAATACCAGCTGGTGTCAATCTTTAGCTTGTATTGCCAGAAGCTTTGGCCTTTTAAATACACTGAATTGATCCATTTAACCCAAAGAGTTTCAGGTTGATTATTGATAGCCCAGACATATTTGGCTAACATAGCTTTGTTCCACTTAGATCCCTCACCGAAACCTAACCCACCAAACCATTCCGGCAAACAGACTGTGGACCAAGAAGTGAGGTGGAAATTGCTTCTTGTACCGTTATTGCCCCAAAGAAACCACAAGCAAAGTTTATCAACTTCTTTGACAATGCTTTGAGGGAGTAAGAAAATGTTCATCCAATAATTCGGCAGCCCCAACAGAACAGAAGTGATCAATTGAATCTGCCCTGCATAAGAAAGATGTCTACTTGCCCAGGTGTGAAGTCTTAACTTGATTTTTTTAAGAATGTCATCAAAGTCAGCCATTTTCCATTTAGTT from the Humulus lupulus chromosome X, drHumLupu1.1, whole genome shotgun sequence genome contains:
- the LOC133806428 gene encoding uncharacterized protein LOC133806428, with protein sequence MICSRLSEVLPHLISQNQGAFVRGRSLAHNILIFQDMIKNYNRKNSSPRCALKIDLSKAYDTVDWCSTTRVSIHPLCKGLKIINLCFVDDLVIFCKANSGSVHVVKQVFEEFCNNTGLRANSSKSQVFFGGVSVAVKNQLLKIVQLDEGTFPLKFLGVPMRPTKWKMADFDDILKKIKLRLHTWASRHLSYAGQIQLITSVLLGLPNYWMNIFLLPQSIVKEVDKLCLWFLWGNNGTRSNFHLTSWSTVCLPEWFGGLGFGEGSKWNKAMLAKYVWAINNQPETLWVKWINSVYLKGQSFWQYKLKIDTSWYWRKICMLRDVFPQKVIDAAVRQGRFKVGVLYLNCIQKDPISYHKFVWNRTSVPKHRFITWQAVNGRLLTRDHLNRVLVQLDSLLCPVCEIDTENHEHLFFRCNFSQRVVRQVHSWLGCTWPLNFSAWSQWIENRRRDVIAMIVAAFFSATVYYILYNRNSCYVNHFSYSVNCIVDRIKKDISYRCNYFTQRKLTGKEMVFVKKLSSV